From a single Lolium rigidum isolate FL_2022 chromosome 7, APGP_CSIRO_Lrig_0.1, whole genome shotgun sequence genomic region:
- the LOC124671354 gene encoding secretory carrier-associated membrane protein 6, which produces MHHDPNPFDEGGAADDNPFSNGGGRGGKQQHGFRPTDFGSGGGATVDVPLDSMGDSKARELSSWESDLKRREADIKRREESLKNAGVPMEDKNWPPFFPIIHHDIANEIPANVQKLQYLAFASWLGIVLCLSWNFIAVIVCWIKEGDSKLFFLATIYALLGIPLSYLMWYRPLYRAMRTNSAFSFGWFFLCYLIHIGFCIIAAIAPPIVFQGKSLTGILAAIDTFSEHLIIGIFYFVGFALFCLETLLSIGVLQKVYMYFRGRK; this is translated from the exons ATGCATCACGACCCCAACCCCTTCGACGAGGGCGGCGCCGCCGACGACAACCCCTTCTCC AATGGGGGAGGCCGAGGCGGGAAGCAGCAGCACGGGTTCCGCCCCACCGActtcggcagcggcggcggcgccaccgtcgaCGTGCCCCTCGACAGCATGGGC GACTCCAAGGCCAGGGAGCTCTCCTCGTGGGAGTCAGATCTCAAGCGGCGTGAGGCG GATATCAAACGGAGGGAGGAATCGCTGAAGAATG CTGGAGTGCCAATGGAGGACAAGAACTGGCCACCATTCTTCCCAATCATCCACCATGACATTGCCAATGAGATACCCGCCAACGTGCAGAAGTTGCAATACCTGGCCTTCGCAAGCTGGCTTG GAATTGTGCTCTGTCTCTCCTGGAACTTCATCGCTGTCATCGTCTGCTGGATCAAGGAGGGAG ATTCGAAGCTGTTCTTCCTTGCTACAATCTATGCTCTGCTTGGAATTCCTCTTTCTTACTTGATGTGGTATAGACCCCTCTACCGCGCAATGAG GACTAACAGTGCATTCAGTTTTGGATGGTTTTTCCTGTGTTACCTG ATCCACATTGGTTTCTGCATAATTGCTGCCATTGCTCCACCAATCGTATTTCAAGGAAAATCATTAAC GGGCATATTGGCTGCGATTGACACTTTCTCTGAGCATCTAATAATTGGG ATCTTTTACTTCGTGGGGTTTGCATTATTTTGCTTGGAGACGCTGTTGAGCATTGGAGTTCTTCAG AAAGTATACATGTACTTCAGAGGGCGTAAGTGA